In one Myripristis murdjan chromosome 5, fMyrMur1.1, whole genome shotgun sequence genomic region, the following are encoded:
- the ccdc66 gene encoding coiled-coil domain-containing protein 66 isoform X3, which translates to MNLGDGLLFEVENGKAKLSVLSRGTEKNPAKVSCRPRAANILSSRQVSCVKEAQREEQPARRQAGRHREARRSRAEGAAAASSTSNTAAGGRSSTLTSSITSKTRTNHTAECSVKAAPKVKLDRRKHSSTIQSSRATGKAGQLQNTVTLVSGKDTLANGEAGLKENVVCLTSEQLQQILDTIQPSDSRQHPTEDQSTQGNETDSKTSSSVNKTEGDEGGDATGPAEPTQDKDVKPRGSLLSWLEDQQSTRRAALDARRAQWRRELDEQVALKQQQSWAPGKRQAEVDTDSVLSVQSCSSHTEQPAAIGSNFRYGEALSQERREEQRRLWLEELDRQREEATQRRRQEKLLQRETDDFYHWAMHFDSLQKRPLVQAAAPPCLPPAPPALPAALHPAPPCLPPAPPALPAALHPAPPALPAALHPAPPSLPPAPPALPAALHPAPPSLPPAQAPAVGQDRGEWEAAPSSSLSLGWEVLSSCGAESAGRASVGTTSGYPARASHLRTMTALLDPTQIEERERRRLKQLEHQRALAAQAEERRLQREEEEARRREQEQEDERRVALEREKLQRQYQLEDRLVHPSDDVSPSVQSAEQEEQKLTRLTSNSHNVGNLQETQRPSEVNRPGQCLGGGGAGGEEQDDLDEVRSSVPRLKDTAVQTVPSVLDGAGMIHTPEVSAEQRPSPFSLPLPLPPPPPPHSRRQAVRAGKENVCVSDPAGWGGDPYEPFARTERSRRDRRRPEWNTQRPRRRFVPASERYPAALQKNRQESRLRRQAELLALQDRACLSRTDPAPPPPPLPQLHQEPNLSPNPVQTRSRAAATRKVESVTGGQRVPTAGNTERGRSPPIPALRHRQQRQKLLGSSSPPPPPPAPPPTLELVPYFRTEEIINLEPLELVSTPKPDTHTDAPQRTSSSSPLPPLRSPQRDPLLHNTRTYTQQQQEILRGLAQLRQGLLQEQRELEADNPLLKLRDNRLWSPLTTHRM; encoded by the exons AGAAGAATCCAGCTAAG GTGTCCTGCAGGCCCAGAGCTGCTAACATCCTGAGCTCCAGGCAGGTGAGCTGCGTGAAGGAGGCGCAGAGGGAGGAGCAGCCAGCCAGACGCCAGGCGGGGAGGCACAGGGAGGCCCggaggagcagagcagaaggagcagcagcagcctcctccacctccaacACTGCTGCCGGGGGGAGGAGCAGCACTCTGACATCATCCATCACCTCAAAGACACGGACCAATCACACGGCAGAGTGCAGTGTCAAGGCTGCACCAAAG GTAAAGTTAGACAGAcgcaaacacagcagcaccatcCAGTCCTCCAGAGCCACTGGGAAAGCAGGACAGCTTCAGAACACTGTGACTCTAGTCAGTGGAAAGGACACGCTGGCCAATGGGGAGGCAGGGTTGAAGGAAAACGTGGTGTGTCTGACCAGtgaacagctgcagcagatcctCGACACCATCCAGCCGTCTGACAGCAGACAGCACCCCACAGAGGACCAGAGCACCCAGG GAAACGAAACAGATTCCAAAACCAGCTCCTCGGTTAACAAAACggaaggagatgaaggaggagacGCCACTGGTCCAGCTGAACCCACACAGGATAAAGATGTGAA GCCACGTGGATCTCTGCTCAGCTGGCTGGAGGACCAACAGTCAACCAGAAGGGCTGCCCTGGACGCCAGGAGGGCTCAGTGGAGGAGAGAGctag atgaGCAGGTGGccctgaagcagcagcagagttggGCTCCAGGCAAGCGTCAG GCCGAGGTGGATACAGACAGTGTGTTATCAGTccagagctgcagcagccacACTGAGCAGCCTGCTGCCATCGGATCCAACTTCAGATACGGG GAGGCGCTGagccaggagaggagggaggagcagaggagactctggctggaggagctggaccgacagagggaggaggcgaCTCAGCGCAGGAGGcaggagaagctgctgcagagagag ACAGACGACTTCTATCACTGGGCCATGCACTTTGACTCGCTGCAGAAGAGGCCTCTTGTCCAGGCTGCAGCTCCACCCTGCCTGCCTCCAGCTCCCCCTGCCCTGCCAGCAGCTCTACACCCAGCTCCACCCTGCCTGCCTCCAGCTCCCCCTGCCCTGCCAGCAGCTCTACACCCGGCTCCCCCTGCCCTGCCAGCAGCTCTACACCCAGCTCCACCCAGCctgcctccagctcctcctgcccTGCCAGCAGCTCTACACCCAGCTCCACCCAGCCTGCCTCCAGCTCAGGCCCCAGCTGTGGGTCAGGACAGGGGGGAGTGGGAGGCAGCACCCTCCTCCAGCCTGTCGCTGGGCTGGGAGGTGCTGAGCAGCTGTGGAGCAGAGAGTGCGGGCCGAGCCAGCGTGGGCACGACCAGCGGATACCCAGCCAGAGCCAG TCACCTGAGAACCATGACCGCCCTGCTGGATCCCACACAGatcgaggagagagagaggaggaggctcaAACAGCTGGAGCACCAG CGAGCGCTGGCGGCCCAGGCGGAGGAGCGTCGGctgcagagggaggaagaggaggccaggaggagagagcaggagcaggaggatgagaggagggtggcactggagagagagaagctacAGAGACAGTACCAGCTGGAG GATCGGCTGGTTCATCCGTCAGACGATGTTTCACCGAGCGTCCAGAGCGccgagcaggaggagcagaaacTCACACGACTGACAAGCAACAGCCACAATGTCGGCAACCTGCAGGAAACCCAGAGACCCAGTG aAGTGAACAGACCAGGCCAGTGTttgggagggggaggagcaggGGGAGAAGAGCAGGATGACCTGGACGAGGTCAGGAGTTCAGTGCCCCGACTTAAAGACACTGCAGTTCAGACCG tTCCCTCTGTCCTGGACGGAGCAGGCATGATCCACACCCCTGAAGTCTCTGCAGAGCAGCGGCCGTcgcccttctctctccctcttcctcttcctcctcctcctcctcctcacagcagGAGGCAAGCAGTGAGAGCCGGCAAGgagaacgtgtgtgtgtctgaccctGCAGGATGGGGAGGAGATCCGTACGAGCCGTTTGCCAGGACAGAAAGaagcaggagagacaggagaagaCCCGAGTGGAACAcacagag GCCGAGGCGGCGCTTCGTTCCGGCCTCAGAGCGTTACCCAGCCGCTCTGCAGAAGAACAGACAGGAGAGTCGACTGAGAAGGCAGGCGGAGCTCCTCGCCCTGCAGGACAGAGCCTGCCTGTCCAGGACCGacccagcacctcctcctcctcctcttcctcagctgcACCAGGAGCCAAACCTCAGCCCAAACCCTGTCCAGACCAGGAGCCGAGCCGCTGCCACCAGGAAG GTGGAGAGTGTCACTGGAGGACAGAGAGTCCCCACAGCAGGAAACACTGAGAG GGGGCGCTCTCCTCCCATCCCGgctctcagacacagacagcaaaGGCAGAAGCTCCTTGGCTcctccagccctcctcctcctcctcctgctcctcctccaacCCTGGAGCTCGTTCCTTACTTCCGTACCGAGGAAATCATCAACTTAGAGCCACTGGAGCTCGTTTCCACCCccaaaccagacacacacacag atgctcctcagaggacatcttcctcctcccctcttcctcctctccgctCACCCCAGCGGGACCCCCTCCTCCAcaacacacgcacgtacacacagcagcagcaggagatccTGAGAGGCCTGGCCCAGCTAcgccag ggtttgctacaggagcagagggagctggaggCTGATAACCCCCTACTGAAGCTCCGTGACAACAGGCTGTGGTCTCCCCTGACAACGCATCGcatgtga
- the ccdc66 gene encoding coiled-coil domain-containing protein 66 isoform X2, which yields MNLGDGLLFEVENGKAKLSVLSRGTEKNPAKVSCRPRAANILSSRQVSCVKEAQREEQPARRQAGRHREARRSRAEGAAAASSTSNTAAGGRSSTLTSSITSKTRTNHTAECSVKAAPKVKLDRRKHSSTIQSSRATGKAGQLQNTVTLVSGKDTLANGEAGLKENVVCLTSEQLQQILDTIQPSDSRQHPTEDQSTQGNETDSKTSSSVNKTEGDEGGDATGPAEPTQDKDRPRGSLLSWLEDQQSTRRAALDARRAQWRRELDEQVALKQQQSWAPGKRQAEVDTDSVLSVQSCSSHTEQPAAIGSNFRYGEALSQERREEQRRLWLEELDRQREEATQRRRQEKLLQRETDDFYHWAMHFDSLQKRPLVQAAAPPCLPPAPPALPAALHPAPPCLPPAPPALPAALHPAPPALPAALHPAPPSLPPAPPALPAALHPAPPSLPPAQAPAVGQDRGEWEAAPSSSLSLGWEVLSSCGAESAGRASVGTTSGYPARASHLRTMTALLDPTQIEERERRRLKQLEHQRALAAQAEERRLQREEEEARRREQEQEDERRVALEREKLQRQYQLEVQRERQRKDRLVHPSDDVSPSVQSAEQEEQKLTRLTSNSHNVGNLQETQRPSEVNRPGQCLGGGGAGGEEQDDLDEVRSSVPRLKDTAVQTVPSVLDGAGMIHTPEVSAEQRPSPFSLPLPLPPPPPPHSRRQAVRAGKENVCVSDPAGWGGDPYEPFARTERSRRDRRRPEWNTQRPRRRFVPASERYPAALQKNRQESRLRRQAELLALQDRACLSRTDPAPPPPPLPQLHQEPNLSPNPVQTRSRAAATRKVESVTGGQRVPTAGNTERGRSPPIPALRHRQQRQKLLGSSSPPPPPPAPPPTLELVPYFRTEEIINLEPLELVSTPKPDTHTDAPQRTSSSSPLPPLRSPQRDPLLHNTRTYTQQQQEILRGLAQLRQGLLQEQRELEADNPLLKLRDNRLWSPLTTHRM from the exons AGAAGAATCCAGCTAAG GTGTCCTGCAGGCCCAGAGCTGCTAACATCCTGAGCTCCAGGCAGGTGAGCTGCGTGAAGGAGGCGCAGAGGGAGGAGCAGCCAGCCAGACGCCAGGCGGGGAGGCACAGGGAGGCCCggaggagcagagcagaaggagcagcagcagcctcctccacctccaacACTGCTGCCGGGGGGAGGAGCAGCACTCTGACATCATCCATCACCTCAAAGACACGGACCAATCACACGGCAGAGTGCAGTGTCAAGGCTGCACCAAAG GTAAAGTTAGACAGAcgcaaacacagcagcaccatcCAGTCCTCCAGAGCCACTGGGAAAGCAGGACAGCTTCAGAACACTGTGACTCTAGTCAGTGGAAAGGACACGCTGGCCAATGGGGAGGCAGGGTTGAAGGAAAACGTGGTGTGTCTGACCAGtgaacagctgcagcagatcctCGACACCATCCAGCCGTCTGACAGCAGACAGCACCCCACAGAGGACCAGAGCACCCAGG GAAACGAAACAGATTCCAAAACCAGCTCCTCGGTTAACAAAACggaaggagatgaaggaggagacGCCACTGGTCCAGCTGAACCCACACAGGATAAAGA CAGGCCACGTGGATCTCTGCTCAGCTGGCTGGAGGACCAACAGTCAACCAGAAGGGCTGCCCTGGACGCCAGGAGGGCTCAGTGGAGGAGAGAGctag atgaGCAGGTGGccctgaagcagcagcagagttggGCTCCAGGCAAGCGTCAG GCCGAGGTGGATACAGACAGTGTGTTATCAGTccagagctgcagcagccacACTGAGCAGCCTGCTGCCATCGGATCCAACTTCAGATACGGG GAGGCGCTGagccaggagaggagggaggagcagaggagactctggctggaggagctggaccgacagagggaggaggcgaCTCAGCGCAGGAGGcaggagaagctgctgcagagagag ACAGACGACTTCTATCACTGGGCCATGCACTTTGACTCGCTGCAGAAGAGGCCTCTTGTCCAGGCTGCAGCTCCACCCTGCCTGCCTCCAGCTCCCCCTGCCCTGCCAGCAGCTCTACACCCAGCTCCACCCTGCCTGCCTCCAGCTCCCCCTGCCCTGCCAGCAGCTCTACACCCGGCTCCCCCTGCCCTGCCAGCAGCTCTACACCCAGCTCCACCCAGCctgcctccagctcctcctgcccTGCCAGCAGCTCTACACCCAGCTCCACCCAGCCTGCCTCCAGCTCAGGCCCCAGCTGTGGGTCAGGACAGGGGGGAGTGGGAGGCAGCACCCTCCTCCAGCCTGTCGCTGGGCTGGGAGGTGCTGAGCAGCTGTGGAGCAGAGAGTGCGGGCCGAGCCAGCGTGGGCACGACCAGCGGATACCCAGCCAGAGCCAG TCACCTGAGAACCATGACCGCCCTGCTGGATCCCACACAGatcgaggagagagagaggaggaggctcaAACAGCTGGAGCACCAG CGAGCGCTGGCGGCCCAGGCGGAGGAGCGTCGGctgcagagggaggaagaggaggccaggaggagagagcaggagcaggaggatgagaggagggtggcactggagagagagaagctacAGAGACAGTACCAGCTGGAGgtacagagggagaggcagaggaag GATCGGCTGGTTCATCCGTCAGACGATGTTTCACCGAGCGTCCAGAGCGccgagcaggaggagcagaaacTCACACGACTGACAAGCAACAGCCACAATGTCGGCAACCTGCAGGAAACCCAGAGACCCAGTG aAGTGAACAGACCAGGCCAGTGTttgggagggggaggagcaggGGGAGAAGAGCAGGATGACCTGGACGAGGTCAGGAGTTCAGTGCCCCGACTTAAAGACACTGCAGTTCAGACCG tTCCCTCTGTCCTGGACGGAGCAGGCATGATCCACACCCCTGAAGTCTCTGCAGAGCAGCGGCCGTcgcccttctctctccctcttcctcttcctcctcctcctcctcctcacagcagGAGGCAAGCAGTGAGAGCCGGCAAGgagaacgtgtgtgtgtctgaccctGCAGGATGGGGAGGAGATCCGTACGAGCCGTTTGCCAGGACAGAAAGaagcaggagagacaggagaagaCCCGAGTGGAACAcacagag GCCGAGGCGGCGCTTCGTTCCGGCCTCAGAGCGTTACCCAGCCGCTCTGCAGAAGAACAGACAGGAGAGTCGACTGAGAAGGCAGGCGGAGCTCCTCGCCCTGCAGGACAGAGCCTGCCTGTCCAGGACCGacccagcacctcctcctcctcctcttcctcagctgcACCAGGAGCCAAACCTCAGCCCAAACCCTGTCCAGACCAGGAGCCGAGCCGCTGCCACCAGGAAG GTGGAGAGTGTCACTGGAGGACAGAGAGTCCCCACAGCAGGAAACACTGAGAG GGGGCGCTCTCCTCCCATCCCGgctctcagacacagacagcaaaGGCAGAAGCTCCTTGGCTcctccagccctcctcctcctcctcctgctcctcctccaacCCTGGAGCTCGTTCCTTACTTCCGTACCGAGGAAATCATCAACTTAGAGCCACTGGAGCTCGTTTCCACCCccaaaccagacacacacacag atgctcctcagaggacatcttcctcctcccctcttcctcctctccgctCACCCCAGCGGGACCCCCTCCTCCAcaacacacgcacgtacacacagcagcagcaggagatccTGAGAGGCCTGGCCCAGCTAcgccag ggtttgctacaggagcagagggagctggaggCTGATAACCCCCTACTGAAGCTCCGTGACAACAGGCTGTGGTCTCCCCTGACAACGCATCGcatgtga
- the ccdc66 gene encoding coiled-coil domain-containing protein 66 isoform X1, whose amino-acid sequence MNLGDGLLFEVENGKAKLSVLSRGTEKNPAKVSCRPRAANILSSRQVSCVKEAQREEQPARRQAGRHREARRSRAEGAAAASSTSNTAAGGRSSTLTSSITSKTRTNHTAECSVKAAPKVKLDRRKHSSTIQSSRATGKAGQLQNTVTLVSGKDTLANGEAGLKENVVCLTSEQLQQILDTIQPSDSRQHPTEDQSTQGNETDSKTSSSVNKTEGDEGGDATGPAEPTQDKDVKPRGSLLSWLEDQQSTRRAALDARRAQWRRELDEQVALKQQQSWAPGKRQAEVDTDSVLSVQSCSSHTEQPAAIGSNFRYGEALSQERREEQRRLWLEELDRQREEATQRRRQEKLLQRETDDFYHWAMHFDSLQKRPLVQAAAPPCLPPAPPALPAALHPAPPCLPPAPPALPAALHPAPPALPAALHPAPPSLPPAPPALPAALHPAPPSLPPAQAPAVGQDRGEWEAAPSSSLSLGWEVLSSCGAESAGRASVGTTSGYPARASHLRTMTALLDPTQIEERERRRLKQLEHQRALAAQAEERRLQREEEEARRREQEQEDERRVALEREKLQRQYQLEVQRERQRKDRLVHPSDDVSPSVQSAEQEEQKLTRLTSNSHNVGNLQETQRPSEVNRPGQCLGGGGAGGEEQDDLDEVRSSVPRLKDTAVQTVPSVLDGAGMIHTPEVSAEQRPSPFSLPLPLPPPPPPHSRRQAVRAGKENVCVSDPAGWGGDPYEPFARTERSRRDRRRPEWNTQRPRRRFVPASERYPAALQKNRQESRLRRQAELLALQDRACLSRTDPAPPPPPLPQLHQEPNLSPNPVQTRSRAAATRKVESVTGGQRVPTAGNTERGRSPPIPALRHRQQRQKLLGSSSPPPPPPAPPPTLELVPYFRTEEIINLEPLELVSTPKPDTHTDAPQRTSSSSPLPPLRSPQRDPLLHNTRTYTQQQQEILRGLAQLRQGLLQEQRELEADNPLLKLRDNRLWSPLTTHRM is encoded by the exons AGAAGAATCCAGCTAAG GTGTCCTGCAGGCCCAGAGCTGCTAACATCCTGAGCTCCAGGCAGGTGAGCTGCGTGAAGGAGGCGCAGAGGGAGGAGCAGCCAGCCAGACGCCAGGCGGGGAGGCACAGGGAGGCCCggaggagcagagcagaaggagcagcagcagcctcctccacctccaacACTGCTGCCGGGGGGAGGAGCAGCACTCTGACATCATCCATCACCTCAAAGACACGGACCAATCACACGGCAGAGTGCAGTGTCAAGGCTGCACCAAAG GTAAAGTTAGACAGAcgcaaacacagcagcaccatcCAGTCCTCCAGAGCCACTGGGAAAGCAGGACAGCTTCAGAACACTGTGACTCTAGTCAGTGGAAAGGACACGCTGGCCAATGGGGAGGCAGGGTTGAAGGAAAACGTGGTGTGTCTGACCAGtgaacagctgcagcagatcctCGACACCATCCAGCCGTCTGACAGCAGACAGCACCCCACAGAGGACCAGAGCACCCAGG GAAACGAAACAGATTCCAAAACCAGCTCCTCGGTTAACAAAACggaaggagatgaaggaggagacGCCACTGGTCCAGCTGAACCCACACAGGATAAAGATGTGAA GCCACGTGGATCTCTGCTCAGCTGGCTGGAGGACCAACAGTCAACCAGAAGGGCTGCCCTGGACGCCAGGAGGGCTCAGTGGAGGAGAGAGctag atgaGCAGGTGGccctgaagcagcagcagagttggGCTCCAGGCAAGCGTCAG GCCGAGGTGGATACAGACAGTGTGTTATCAGTccagagctgcagcagccacACTGAGCAGCCTGCTGCCATCGGATCCAACTTCAGATACGGG GAGGCGCTGagccaggagaggagggaggagcagaggagactctggctggaggagctggaccgacagagggaggaggcgaCTCAGCGCAGGAGGcaggagaagctgctgcagagagag ACAGACGACTTCTATCACTGGGCCATGCACTTTGACTCGCTGCAGAAGAGGCCTCTTGTCCAGGCTGCAGCTCCACCCTGCCTGCCTCCAGCTCCCCCTGCCCTGCCAGCAGCTCTACACCCAGCTCCACCCTGCCTGCCTCCAGCTCCCCCTGCCCTGCCAGCAGCTCTACACCCGGCTCCCCCTGCCCTGCCAGCAGCTCTACACCCAGCTCCACCCAGCctgcctccagctcctcctgcccTGCCAGCAGCTCTACACCCAGCTCCACCCAGCCTGCCTCCAGCTCAGGCCCCAGCTGTGGGTCAGGACAGGGGGGAGTGGGAGGCAGCACCCTCCTCCAGCCTGTCGCTGGGCTGGGAGGTGCTGAGCAGCTGTGGAGCAGAGAGTGCGGGCCGAGCCAGCGTGGGCACGACCAGCGGATACCCAGCCAGAGCCAG TCACCTGAGAACCATGACCGCCCTGCTGGATCCCACACAGatcgaggagagagagaggaggaggctcaAACAGCTGGAGCACCAG CGAGCGCTGGCGGCCCAGGCGGAGGAGCGTCGGctgcagagggaggaagaggaggccaggaggagagagcaggagcaggaggatgagaggagggtggcactggagagagagaagctacAGAGACAGTACCAGCTGGAGgtacagagggagaggcagaggaag GATCGGCTGGTTCATCCGTCAGACGATGTTTCACCGAGCGTCCAGAGCGccgagcaggaggagcagaaacTCACACGACTGACAAGCAACAGCCACAATGTCGGCAACCTGCAGGAAACCCAGAGACCCAGTG aAGTGAACAGACCAGGCCAGTGTttgggagggggaggagcaggGGGAGAAGAGCAGGATGACCTGGACGAGGTCAGGAGTTCAGTGCCCCGACTTAAAGACACTGCAGTTCAGACCG tTCCCTCTGTCCTGGACGGAGCAGGCATGATCCACACCCCTGAAGTCTCTGCAGAGCAGCGGCCGTcgcccttctctctccctcttcctcttcctcctcctcctcctcctcacagcagGAGGCAAGCAGTGAGAGCCGGCAAGgagaacgtgtgtgtgtctgaccctGCAGGATGGGGAGGAGATCCGTACGAGCCGTTTGCCAGGACAGAAAGaagcaggagagacaggagaagaCCCGAGTGGAACAcacagag GCCGAGGCGGCGCTTCGTTCCGGCCTCAGAGCGTTACCCAGCCGCTCTGCAGAAGAACAGACAGGAGAGTCGACTGAGAAGGCAGGCGGAGCTCCTCGCCCTGCAGGACAGAGCCTGCCTGTCCAGGACCGacccagcacctcctcctcctcctcttcctcagctgcACCAGGAGCCAAACCTCAGCCCAAACCCTGTCCAGACCAGGAGCCGAGCCGCTGCCACCAGGAAG GTGGAGAGTGTCACTGGAGGACAGAGAGTCCCCACAGCAGGAAACACTGAGAG GGGGCGCTCTCCTCCCATCCCGgctctcagacacagacagcaaaGGCAGAAGCTCCTTGGCTcctccagccctcctcctcctcctcctgctcctcctccaacCCTGGAGCTCGTTCCTTACTTCCGTACCGAGGAAATCATCAACTTAGAGCCACTGGAGCTCGTTTCCACCCccaaaccagacacacacacag atgctcctcagaggacatcttcctcctcccctcttcctcctctccgctCACCCCAGCGGGACCCCCTCCTCCAcaacacacgcacgtacacacagcagcagcaggagatccTGAGAGGCCTGGCCCAGCTAcgccag ggtttgctacaggagcagagggagctggaggCTGATAACCCCCTACTGAAGCTCCGTGACAACAGGCTGTGGTCTCCCCTGACAACGCATCGcatgtga